ACAATCCTTTGCAGTCCGGTTTGCATAGCGGTTGGATAGGGACCTCAGTTAACAGGCTCTGCCTGATGAGTTCCTCCACATCTAATATATTGTTGCTAAGAAGCCCACCTACCACATCTTCCTCATCCAAAGGCATAGCCATGATTTGGTCGCCCATATGCACCAACCTAAATTGCTCCTCGATATTTGCAGTAAGCACGACAACAAAGTCTACCACACAACGGCTGCATTGCAACCTAACACTTGCGCCAACCTTACCTCTAGCAAGCAAAACATCGCCAGTATTGGTAAACTCTATGCTCCCTGTAATAGGCGAGATGCAGTCGAAACCAAATTCAGCAGGATGAAAAGGCTCATCGATTTTCTGTCTCACCTGCATTCCAGGGGTTCGTACAATTTCTGAAAGGTCAAGTTTCATCTATGTTGAATTCTCACTTTCACCAGTAATGACGCGGACTGTTTCCCGCGCAATAGCAATCTCTTCATTTGTTGGAATGACAAGCACCCGTGTTCTGGCTGTTTCCTTACTTATATCACACTCGCCCTGACACACAGCATTCTTTTCTGCATCAAGTTCGATGCCAAAGAATTCAAGGCCTTCGCATATTCGAGCACGGACAGTCGGCGAGTGTTCACCAATGCCAGCTGTGAACACAATCGCGTCTAGCCCGCCCATTGCCGCTACATAAGCACCAATGTATTTACGAATTCTATAACAAAATATGTCGAGTGCCAACTGTGAGCGCTTGTGGCCTGCTTCTGCCTCAGCAACAATATCTCGCATATCGTTGCTTATGCCAGAAATTCCCAGTAAGCCGCTCTTTTTGTTAATGATATTATCAATATCATCGGCGCTGTAGCCAAGCTCCTTCTGGAGGAAAGGAATTATCGCCGGATCAATATCTCCACATCTTGTTCCCATCACCAAGCCTTCGACCGGCGTAAGCCCCATGCTCGTATCAATGGATTTACCGCCCACAACTGCCGCCATGCTCGCGCCGTTTCCTAGGTGACAGGTTATTATTTTAAGCGACTCTTTGTCCTTTCCTTGTGCCATTAGCATCTTTATAGCTCTGGAGGATACATACTTGTGCGATGTGCCGTGGAAACCATAGCGCCTGACGCCGTGTTTTTGGTAAAACTCATACGGCAGGGCATAAATGTACGCATGCCGAGGGAGTGTGTGGTGAAATGCCGTATCAAAGACTGCAACATGCGGCACATTTGGCATTATTCGCATCGCGGCTTCGATACCCATTAAGTTTGGCGGGTTGTGCAATGGTGCCAGCTGGGTCAGACGCGCGATTGTATCCACAACTTTGTCGTCGATTATAACAGAGTCGAAGAAAGTCTCACCGCCATGGACAACCCTATGACCAATAGCTGAAATTTCCGAAATGTCTTTAATCGACCCTGTCTCTTCGTTAATAAGGGTATCAAAAACCAGGCGCATGGCTTGCATATGGTCGGCAACATTGGCTTTGACTTTTAGCTTTTTCTTTCCAAAAGCCTCGTGAGTAAGTTCCGCACCATTCGGACCCGACTCACCAATGCGCTCAACAATACCCTTAGCCATTACCTTTTCGTTCGACATATCTATAAGCTGGTATTTTAATGACGAACTTCCAGCGTTTACTACTAGTACCAACATTTCTTTTCTTCCTTTGATTAAGCCGCCTGTGCTACGGTAATTGCTACCACATTTACTATCGATTCCCAGTCGCACCCCCGAGAGAGGTCATTTACTGGCTTGGATAACCCTTGCAGAATGGGTCCAAAAGCCCTTGCATGCGCAAGTCGCTCTGTAAGTTTATAAGCTATGTTTCCGGCTTGCAAGTCGGGAAATATAAGCACATTAGCACGCCCCGCCACCGGACTGCCTGGAGCCTTTTTTTCTGCAACCCAAGGTACTATGGCAGCATCCGCCTGGAGCTCGCCATCAATTAGCATATCCGGTGCTTTTCTCTGCGCAAGGCGTGTTGCTTCAACAACTTTATCAACTAATGGGCCTTTTGCACTCCCTTTAGTTGAGAATGACAAAAGAGCAACGCGCGGCTCTACATCGAAAAGCTGCCGCATTGTCCTTCCGCTACTGACGGCAATCTCGGCAAGCTCATCCGCATTGGGATTTACCACCAGGCCGGAGTCAGCGTAAATAAACAAACCTTTTTCGCCATAGTTCGTGTCAGGTACAATCATAACAAAAAATGACGAAACCAAACTTACGCCCGGAGCACACTTAAGCACCTGCAAAGCTGGCCGCACAGTATCAGCTGTTGAATGAGTGGCGCCTGACACCTCGCCATCTGCATCGCCAGCCTTCACCATCAAAACGCCGTAATATAGTATGTCACCAGCCATCTCATATGCCTGCTCTGGCGTTACCCCCTTGGCCTTCCTAAGTTCGTAAAGCAGTTGCGCATATTGCTCTCGCTTTGGGGATGTAGCAGGGTCAATAATTTCTATGCCAGAGATGTCGACGCCCTGTTCTTTTGCAAGCTGGCGCACGGTATCAGGAGGCCCAAGAATAATAGGGATGGCCAAATCTTGTGCTCGAACTTCAGCTGCAGCCTTGACAACGCGCGGGTCAGTACCCTCAGGTAGCACAATCCTCTTCTTTGCTTCTCGAGCGCGCTTATATACGATATCCATTACATCATTCATTTTTACTTTCCTCAGCCACTTTATTTTCCAGTTTTTCGCGCCCCCGCTGAATTGTGCCCATTACCTTTCCGACAAAATTTTCCAAGTCCGTTAGCACTTCACGTGCGTATTCGTCTGCTCCAGACTTAGTGGCTCGAGCAGTTTCCTCGGCGCTAGCAATGATTTCTTTAGCTTGAGCTGTAGCAAGTCGCTTGATTTCACTTTGGTCAACAAGCCGCGCAGCCTCGGCTCTCGCTTCCTCAAGGATTTTTTCCTTCTCAGCCCTAGCCTCGTCAATAATTTGCGCCGCTTGTTCCTTAGCGTCATTGATAATATGCTCAGCGTCGCGCACTATTCTGGAAGCCGACTTCATATCCTCCGGAAGCGAAGCACGAATCCGCTTGAGCAAGTCGTCGAAATCATCTACGTTGACGAATGCTTTGTTAAACCATTGCCTACTGTTCTCAACAAGATCCTCTAGCTTGTCCAACAATTCGAAGGTGTCTATCTAAATCGCCCCCCTTGCTGTTAGGAAGTCTAAACTGTAAAACCAAGGCATGAAGTTCCCGTGTTGCGGTCGAACATCCAGGAGTGCCCTCACATGGTAAAAAGCACCTTGGTAATCTAACCTTCTGCCTCCGAACCTCCTACTTTGAATTTAGAAATCAGACGCTTCTCGACTATCTCCGGAACCAAGCCCTTCACAGAGCCGCCGAAACTAGCTACCTCCCTTACAATGCTAGAACTAAGATATGAATATTCC
This Armatimonadota bacterium DNA region includes the following protein-coding sequences:
- a CDS encoding DUF177 domain-containing protein; amino-acid sequence: MKLDLSEIVRTPGMQVRQKIDEPFHPAEFGFDCISPITGSIEFTNTGDVLLARGKVGASVRLQCSRCVVDFVVVLTANIEEQFRLVHMGDQIMAMPLDEEDVVGGLLSNNILDVEELIRQSLLTEVPIQPLCKPDCKGLCPICGQNLSEGQCSCHQEMYNSAFQALAILLEDEEAED
- a CDS encoding acetate kinase; this encodes MLVLVVNAGSSSLKYQLIDMSNEKVMAKGIVERIGESGPNGAELTHEAFGKKKLKVKANVADHMQAMRLVFDTLINEETGSIKDISEISAIGHRVVHGGETFFDSVIIDDKVVDTIARLTQLAPLHNPPNLMGIEAAMRIMPNVPHVAVFDTAFHHTLPRHAYIYALPYEFYQKHGVRRYGFHGTSHKYVSSRAIKMLMAQGKDKESLKIITCHLGNGASMAAVVGGKSIDTSMGLTPVEGLVMGTRCGDIDPAIIPFLQKELGYSADDIDNIINKKSGLLGISGISNDMRDIVAEAEAGHKRSQLALDIFCYRIRKYIGAYVAAMGGLDAIVFTAGIGEHSPTVRARICEGLEFFGIELDAEKNAVCQGECDISKETARTRVLVIPTNEEIAIARETVRVITGESENST
- the pta gene encoding phosphate acetyltransferase — encoded protein: MNDVMDIVYKRAREAKKRIVLPEGTDPRVVKAAAEVRAQDLAIPIILGPPDTVRQLAKEQGVDISGIEIIDPATSPKREQYAQLLYELRKAKGVTPEQAYEMAGDILYYGVLMVKAGDADGEVSGATHSTADTVRPALQVLKCAPGVSLVSSFFVMIVPDTNYGEKGLFIYADSGLVVNPNADELAEIAVSSGRTMRQLFDVEPRVALLSFSTKGSAKGPLVDKVVEATRLAQRKAPDMLIDGELQADAAIVPWVAEKKAPGSPVAGRANVLIFPDLQAGNIAYKLTERLAHARAFGPILQGLSKPVNDLSRGCDWESIVNVVAITVAQAA